CTTCCACAGGAGCCTGTTGGGCTGCGAACGCAGGCCCTTGAGGGTGTGGGTGGAGTTGTCGTTCAGCACCTTCTGCACCGTCGGGAAGGTGGCCTTCGGGTGGGTGGACAGGTACAGGGCGGCGACACCGCTCACGTAGGGGGCCGCCATGGACGTCCCGCTGAGCGCCTTGCTGCGGTTGCCGGGCCAGGTGGAGTAGATGCCGTAGCCGGGGGCGTTGATGTCGACGCACTTGCCCCAGTTGGAGAACGAGGCGCGCGTGTCGCTCTTGGTGGTCGCGCCGACCGCCATGACCCAGCCCGCGCCGGCCGGGGAGACCTTGCACGCGTCGGCGTTCTCGTTGCCGGCGGAGACGGAGGTGAACACCCCGGACTTGGACAGGTTCATCACGGCTGTGTTCACCGCGGTGGACTTGGGGCCGCCGAGGGACATGTTCGCCACGGCCGGCTTGGCGGCGTGGGTGCGCAGCCAGTTGGCGGCCTCGACGATGTCCGACATCGAGCCCTCGCCCTTGCAGTCGAGGACGCGCATGGCCCGCAGCTTCACGGACTTGGCGGCGCCGTAGGTCTTGGAGCCGATGATGCCCGCGACGTGGGTGCCGTGGCCGTTGCAGTCACGCCCGTCGCCGTTGAACCTGCTCGCCGCCCAGGCGATCGAGGCGCGGCCGCCGAACTCCGTGTGCTTGACGTCCAGGCCGGTGTCGATGATGTAGGCGTTCACGCCCTTGCCGGACGACTTGTAGGTGTAGGTCTTGGACAGCTTCGCCGACCGCTGGTCGATGCGGTCGAGCCCCCAGGGCAGCGGTGCGCGCTGGGTCGTGGTCGCCTTGACGATCTGGTCCTGCTCGATCGCGGCGACGCGGTCGTCGCGGCGCAGCTTGTTCAGCTGGTCGCCGTTCAGCCGCGCGGCGAAGCCGTTGAGGACGCCGTCGAAGCGCCGGACGCCCGTCGCCTTGACCTTCTTGGCGGCGGCGTCGGTGGACGCTCCGGACTTCAGCGTGACGATGTACCGGCCGGGCACCGGGGTGCCTTCCGCCGCCGTCACCTTCACCAGCGACGACGAGTCGTCGGCGAGGACCGGGAACGCTGCGGCGGCGCCGAGGCACGCCGTGACCGAGCCGACGAGCAGCAGCCTTCGGTGGACAGCCCGCAAGACCCCTCCTTCTGCCGGGGCGCGCGGAGGCGTCCCGCTCATGATCGATGTTTCGATCGAGGGGAAACCCTAGCGGAACTGTCCTGATATGAGTCGAAAAATGGACGTATTGCCAGAGGTGGCAGAAGGAGGTCAGGCCCGGCTGAGCCGTCCCCCGTAGCCGAGGCCCGTTCCCGGCTTGGTCCAGGTGTACTGGAGCGTCCCGTCCGGCTGCCGGGTGACCTGGACGACCCCGGACGTGCACGGCTTGCCGATCTCCAGGTTCATCTTCAGCGCGCTCTCGGTGCCCCGGGCGAGCCGGAGTGTGCCGTCGCAGTTCTCCCGCGGGTACAGGGCGCGCCCCGTCGTCCCGCCGGTCTGGAACGTGATCTCCACCGGGAAGGACGCGTTGCGGCCCGTGTTGACCACCGTCCCCTTCCACGTCCCTGCGAACGAGGCCGGGATCGTGGTGACCGGGCGGTTGTCGGACGTGTTGGTGCTGTCGGGCGGCGCCTCGTCGTCGGCCTTCAACTGGGGCCACAGCACCAGGGCGATGATGGCGATGCCGACGCTGACGCCGATGGCCAGCGACAGCGCCAGGCCGAGGACGTGGTTGCCGGGGCGCCGCATCTTCGCGAGGCCCGCGAAGGGCGAGGAGCGGACCGGGGAGCGGTGCCCGCCGCCTCCCTCGCGGCCCTGCCCCAGGCCCGGGACGAGGGGGTTGGGCGCGGTCGGGTCCGGCGGGGCGGGCATGTCGACGGCGTCGAACGCGGCCGTCCGGTCGGCGGCGATGGCGTCGAACTTCGCGGTCTGCTCGACCTGCTCGCGACCGCCCGCGGGCGCGTGCTGCTCGGGCCGGTTCAGGCCGACCGCGTTGAAGGTCGCGGTCGCCTCGAACGCGGCGGGGTCCAGGTCGGCGGCGGGCGGTTCCGGATGCCGCTCGGCCTCCGGTCGCGCCCGGCGGGAGCGCGCGAGCTTCCCGAG
The sequence above is a segment of the Actinomadura coerulea genome. Coding sequences within it:
- a CDS encoding S8 family peptidase — protein: MRAVHRRLLLVGSVTACLGAAAAFPVLADDSSSLVKVTAAEGTPVPGRYIVTLKSGASTDAAAKKVKATGVRRFDGVLNGFAARLNGDQLNKLRRDDRVAAIEQDQIVKATTTQRAPLPWGLDRIDQRSAKLSKTYTYKSSGKGVNAYIIDTGLDVKHTEFGGRASIAWAASRFNGDGRDCNGHGTHVAGIIGSKTYGAAKSVKLRAMRVLDCKGEGSMSDIVEAANWLRTHAAKPAVANMSLGGPKSTAVNTAVMNLSKSGVFTSVSAGNENADACKVSPAGAGWVMAVGATTKSDTRASFSNWGKCVDINAPGYGIYSTWPGNRSKALSGTSMAAPYVSGVAALYLSTHPKATFPTVQKVLNDNSTHTLKGLRSQPNRLLWKGKL